The stretch of DNA CGGGCGCTGCACGAGACGAGCGCCAGGCGGCTGGTGATCCTCAACCTCGCACCGCAGGTGGGGGAGACCGACGGCTTCTCGCCCGAACGGCACCTGGAGGTGCTCAGGGAGCACGCCCCCGCGCTGCTCGTCGACGCCGTGGTCGCGGACGGCGCCGTGGTCGCCGACCCGGGGGCGCTGGAGAAGGCGGCGTCGTCGATGGGCGGCCGGGTCGTTTTGGCCGATGTGGCCGCCTCTGACGGATCCGCGCGGCACGACGGACCACGTCTTGCCGCTGTCCTGGATGAGATTTTCCGCGAGAAGCGGTGATTGCGTGCGCACAAGGTGCGAGAGACTGGCGGGCAGAGTCTGTTTGGGGGAGGACACGCGCTGATGGCCATGACGGGTGTGGTGAAAGACGAGCTGAGCCGCCTTCCGGTGCTCAAGCCCTGCTGCCGGAAGGCGGAGGTGTCCACGCTGCTGCGCTTCGCCAGCGGGCTGCACCTGGTGGGCGGGCGCATCGTGATCGAGGCCGAGCTCGACACCAACGCCACCGCCCGCAGGCTGATCAAGGACATCGGCGAGGTCTTCGGGCACAAGGCCGAGGTGCTGGTCCTGGCCCCCGCGGGGCTGCGCAAGGGCTCACGCTACGTCGTGCGCGTCTACAAGGACGGCGAGGCGCTGGCCCGGCAGACCGGTCTGATCGACAACCACGGGCGTCCCGTGCGGGGGCTGCCCCGGCAGGTGGTCTCGGGGGCCACCTGTGACGCGGAGGCGGCCTGGCGGGGCGCGTTCCTCGCGCACGGATCGCTGACCGAGCCGGGCCGGTCGATGTCGCTGGAGGTGACCTGCCCCGGCCCCGAGGCGGCGCTGGCCCTGGTCGGCTCGGCCCGGCGGCTCAAGATCCACGCCAAGGCCCGCGAGGTGCGCGGCGTCGACCGCGTGGTGGTGCGCGACGGCGACGCGATCAGCGCGCTGCTGACCCGGCTCGGCGCCCACGACAGCGTGCTGGCCTGGGAGGAGCGGCGGATGCGCCGCGAGGTGCGGGCCACCGCCAACCGCCTGGCCAACTTCGACGACGCGAACCTGCGCAGGTCGGCCCGGGCGGCCGTCGCCGCGGGGGCGAGGGTGCA from Microbispora sp. ZYX-F-249 encodes:
- the whiA gene encoding DNA-binding protein WhiA, whose product is MAMTGVVKDELSRLPVLKPCCRKAEVSTLLRFASGLHLVGGRIVIEAELDTNATARRLIKDIGEVFGHKAEVLVLAPAGLRKGSRYVVRVYKDGEALARQTGLIDNHGRPVRGLPRQVVSGATCDAEAAWRGAFLAHGSLTEPGRSMSLEVTCPGPEAALALVGSARRLKIHAKAREVRGVDRVVVRDGDAISALLTRLGAHDSVLAWEERRMRREVRATANRLANFDDANLRRSARAAVAAGARVQRALEILGDDAPEHLVIAGRLRVEHKQASLEELGQIADPPLTKDAIAGRIRRLLAMADKRAQDLGIANTEANLTADMLAQ